In one window of Ruminococcus albus AD2013 DNA:
- a CDS encoding AAA family ATPase — protein MEIVKIVITGGPCGGKSTAMSRIMKEFDKLGYTVLFVPETASELIGGGVAPWTCGSNVDFQKCLFALQLEKERVFQRAASTMGKDKYLIVCDRGALDNKAYMSKEEFTEVLDSIGMKEVELRDNYDAVFHLVTAAKGAEKFYTLSNNSARTETPEQAREIDEKLIASWTGHPHLRVIDNSTDFEGKMQRLMSEIASFLGEPEPLEIERKFLIEYPDTVKLEALPNCSRVEIIQTYLKSDNGDEVRVRQRGTEGSFVYYLTRKKKISDMKRVEIERRLTQEEYLALLMDADTSRRQIRKTRYCLSENNLYYEIDVYPFWDDKAIAEIELSDENTEIVFPDFIKVIKEVTEDENYKNAALALIK, from the coding sequence ATGGAGATAGTAAAAATCGTGATCACGGGCGGACCATGCGGTGGAAAATCAACGGCTATGAGCCGTATAATGAAAGAGTTCGACAAGCTGGGCTATACGGTGCTATTTGTACCCGAAACTGCCAGCGAGCTGATAGGCGGCGGTGTTGCGCCATGGACTTGCGGCAGCAATGTGGATTTTCAGAAGTGTCTGTTTGCTTTGCAGCTTGAAAAGGAAAGAGTATTTCAGCGGGCGGCTTCGACTATGGGCAAGGATAAATATCTTATCGTTTGCGACAGGGGCGCTCTTGACAATAAGGCTTATATGTCTAAAGAAGAATTCACCGAGGTGCTTGACAGCATCGGCATGAAAGAGGTTGAGCTCCGTGACAACTACGATGCGGTATTCCATCTGGTAACTGCGGCTAAGGGTGCGGAGAAGTTCTATACTCTGTCGAATAATTCGGCGAGAACTGAAACGCCCGAGCAGGCGCGTGAGATAGACGAGAAACTCATAGCTTCATGGACCGGGCATCCACACCTCAGGGTAATAGATAATTCCACCGATTTTGAGGGAAAGATGCAGCGTCTTATGTCGGAGATAGCTTCGTTCCTTGGCGAGCCTGAACCTCTGGAGATAGAGAGGAAATTCCTGATAGAATATCCCGATACAGTTAAGCTGGAAGCGTTGCCCAACTGTTCGCGGGTCGAGATAATACAGACCTATCTGAAGTCGGATAACGGTGACGAAGTAAGGGTGCGCCAGCGCGGCACAGAGGGAAGTTTCGTTTACTATCTCACAAGGAAGAAAAAGATTTCGGATATGAAGCGTGTTGAGATAGAGCGCAGGCTGACACAGGAGGAATATCTCGCATTACTTATGGATGCAGACACTTCACGCAGGCAGATAAGAAAGACCAGGTACTGTCTTTCGGAAAATAACCTGTACTACGAGATAGATGTATATCCCTTCTGGGACGATAAGGCTATTGCGGAGATAGAACTTAGTGACGAGAACACCGAGATAGTTTTCCCTGATTTTATCAAGGTGATAAAGGAAGTCACCGAAGATGAGAACTACAAAAATGCCGCTCTGGCACTGATAAAGTGA
- a CDS encoding dipicolinate synthase subunit B codes for MPTENKLKGVRIGYALAGSFCTFEKSFKAAEKLRDMGAELLPIMSYNAAGVDTRFGKAKDNIGRFEEITGRNVIKTIEDAEPIGPKRMCDVMVVAPCTANSAAKLAVGITDTPLTMAVKSHLRSGLPVVVAISTNDALGACAKNIGILQNYRNYYFVPYAQDDIVKKPASMVADLSLLPDTVEMALKGVQIQPVVFNSQFIIHNS; via the coding sequence TTGCCGACAGAAAACAAACTGAAAGGTGTCAGGATAGGCTATGCTTTGGCAGGGTCTTTCTGTACATTTGAGAAAAGCTTTAAAGCGGCTGAAAAGCTCAGGGATATGGGCGCAGAGCTTCTGCCGATAATGTCATACAATGCCGCGGGGGTGGATACCCGATTCGGTAAAGCAAAAGATAATATCGGGCGATTTGAAGAAATAACAGGCAGAAATGTCATAAAGACCATCGAGGACGCCGAACCGATAGGTCCGAAAAGAATGTGCGATGTGATGGTAGTTGCGCCTTGTACAGCTAATTCGGCGGCGAAACTGGCGGTGGGTATAACCGATACTCCGCTGACCATGGCTGTGAAAAGCCATCTGCGGAGCGGTCTGCCTGTTGTGGTAGCAATATCGACAAATGATGCTCTTGGAGCTTGTGCAAAAAACATCGGCATATTGCAGAATTACCGCAACTACTATTTTGTGCCCTACGCGCAGGACGATATTGTGAAGAAACCTGCATCAATGGTGGCTGACCTTTCGCTTCTGCCCGATACTGTTGAAATGGCACTGAAAGGCGTTCAGATACAGCCGGTGGTGTTTAATTCACAATTCATAATTCATAATTCATAA
- the dpsA gene encoding dipicolinate synthase subunit DpsA: MDKAVFLCAGGDLRQVYMCESLCALGDVYALGIDGADEVKNISSAEDMPEKADILVLPVLSGGDSLDIGGEKISLERLASQVKAGGLVLGGKISAEQEKLFAEMGLKTEDYFKRESLAVKNSIPTAEGALMIAMGNSAETVFGSKVLILGFGRTGKCCGRLFKAVGAECTVAVRRPDVLAQAWTEGFETFSMSELADNIGRFDTIINTVPAMILTEEVLKAAKTGCLVIDLASKPGGTDFAAAKRMEINAIHALALPGKVAPAAAGRLIAETIREITDERGITNCRQKTN; encoded by the coding sequence ATGGATAAAGCAGTGTTTTTATGCGCGGGCGGAGACCTGCGGCAGGTATATATGTGTGAGAGTTTGTGCGCATTGGGTGATGTCTATGCGCTGGGTATAGATGGTGCTGATGAAGTTAAAAACATATCATCTGCGGAGGATATGCCCGAAAAGGCTGATATTCTTGTACTGCCGGTCTTATCGGGCGGTGACAGCCTTGATATCGGCGGGGAAAAGATAAGTCTCGAAAGGCTGGCTTCACAGGTGAAAGCGGGCGGACTTGTACTTGGCGGCAAGATTTCAGCCGAACAGGAAAAGCTGTTCGCAGAAATGGGTCTGAAAACAGAGGACTACTTCAAGCGGGAAAGTCTGGCTGTAAAAAACAGTATCCCCACGGCAGAGGGTGCACTGATGATAGCTATGGGAAACAGCGCAGAAACGGTTTTTGGAAGTAAAGTGCTTATCCTGGGCTTCGGCAGAACAGGAAAGTGCTGCGGGCGGCTGTTCAAGGCGGTGGGTGCAGAGTGTACTGTTGCCGTAAGGCGACCAGATGTGCTTGCACAGGCGTGGACAGAGGGATTTGAAACTTTCTCCATGTCGGAACTGGCGGATAACATCGGAAGGTTCGATACTATTATAAATACAGTTCCTGCGATGATATTGACAGAAGAGGTATTGAAAGCGGCAAAGACGGGGTGTCTTGTGATAGATCTGGCTTCAAAGCCCGGCGGGACGGACTTCGCGGCGGCAAAAAGAATGGAGATAAACGCGATACACGCTCTTGCACTTCCGGGAAAAGTAGCACCTGCGGCGGCAGGCAGACTCATTGCAGAAACAATAAGGGAGATAACAGATGAGAGGGGGATAACAAATTGCCGACAGAAAACAAACTGA
- the gap gene encoding type I glyceraldehyde-3-phosphate dehydrogenase, translated as MANVKVAINGFGRIGRLAFRQMFGAEGYEVVAINDLTKPSMLANLLKFDTAQGGYCGRIGENTHTVSADDEANTITVDGKTLQIYAKANAAELPWGELGVDVVLECTGFYCSKAKSQAHIDAGAKKVVISAPAGNDLPTIVFSVNEKTLTKDDKIISAASCTTNCLAPMAKALNDYAPIQSGIMSTIHAYTGDQMILDGPHRKGDMRRARAGAANIVPNSTGAAKAIGLVIPELNGKLIGSAQRVPVPTGSTTILTAVVKKADVTVDGINAAMKAAASESFGYNTDPIVSSDVIGMRFGSLFDATQTMVSKIADDLFEVQVVSWYDNENSYTSQMVRTIKYFAELG; from the coding sequence ATGGCAAATGTAAAAGTTGCAATTAATGGTTTTGGTCGTATCGGCCGTCTGGCTTTCAGACAGATGTTCGGTGCAGAGGGTTATGAAGTCGTTGCAATCAACGACCTGACTAAGCCCTCCATGCTGGCTAACCTGCTGAAGTTCGATACTGCACAGGGTGGTTACTGCGGTAGAATTGGTGAGAACACTCACACTGTTTCCGCTGATGATGAGGCAAACACCATAACAGTTGATGGCAAGACTCTTCAGATCTATGCAAAGGCTAACGCTGCTGAGCTGCCTTGGGGCGAGCTGGGCGTTGACGTTGTTCTGGAGTGCACAGGTTTCTACTGCTCAAAGGCTAAGAGCCAGGCTCACATCGATGCTGGCGCTAAGAAGGTAGTTATCTCTGCTCCTGCTGGCAACGATCTGCCTACAATCGTTTTCTCTGTTAACGAGAAGACTCTGACTAAGGATGACAAGATCATTTCTGCTGCATCCTGCACAACTAACTGCCTCGCACCTATGGCTAAGGCTCTGAACGACTATGCTCCTATCCAGAGCGGTATCATGAGCACAATCCACGCTTACACAGGCGATCAGATGATCCTCGATGGTCCTCACAGAAAGGGCGATATGAGAAGAGCTAGAGCTGGCGCTGCTAACATCGTTCCTAACAGCACTGGTGCTGCTAAGGCTATCGGTCTGGTTATCCCTGAACTGAACGGCAAGCTGATCGGTTCTGCACAGAGAGTTCCTGTTCCTACAGGTTCTACAACTATCCTGACTGCAGTTGTTAAGAAGGCTGACGTTACTGTTGACGGTATCAACGCTGCTATGAAGGCTGCTGCTTCCGAGAGCTTCGGTTACAACACCGATCCTATCGTTTCTTCTGACGTTATCGGCATGAGATTCGGTTCTCTGTTCGATGCTACTCAGACAATGGTTTCCAAGATCGCTGATGACCTCTTCGAGGTACAGGTTGTTTCTTGGTACGACAACGAGAATTCTTACACATCTCAGATGGTAAGAACTATCAAGTACTTTGCAGAACTGGGCTAA
- a CDS encoding IS1595 family transposase, with amino-acid sequence MSKRFPKPEITLDGIYSKFAAESFCKDFLLDIRFEKGFACPFCGGSEYRRIRSRHLLRCKLCKADISATNGTFMHRTHIPLRLWIITAFLVMSNKCSVSAVTLMRTLGVTYKTAWYILHRIRKAMKCREERYLLDGIVELDDTYLGAPTHGKKCGRGTEKVKMIVALSKNAAGNPEYVKMSDVPNLKGITVGRFARDNIRAGSKIESDNARSYKKPLAQKYFHIFETYDPTSGQLNWMHKVISNFKAMIMGTYHGNEKIHTALYAAEYCYKFNRRKLENSAYLRLLAALVQ; translated from the coding sequence ATGTCAAAAAGATTTCCGAAACCTGAGATCACACTTGATGGGATATACTCAAAGTTCGCAGCTGAAAGCTTTTGCAAGGATTTTCTGCTTGATATCCGCTTTGAAAAGGGCTTTGCCTGCCCGTTTTGCGGTGGCTCTGAGTACCGCAGGATAAGGTCACGTCATCTGCTGCGCTGCAAGTTATGTAAAGCAGATATTTCCGCCACAAACGGAACTTTTATGCACAGAACACATATTCCGCTCAGACTGTGGATAATCACCGCATTCCTCGTTATGAGCAACAAATGCAGCGTGTCCGCTGTTACTCTCATGAGAACTCTTGGCGTGACTTACAAGACTGCCTGGTACATCCTTCATCGCATCAGAAAAGCCATGAAATGCCGTGAAGAACGCTATTTGCTCGACGGGATCGTTGAACTTGATGACACGTATCTCGGTGCTCCGACTCACGGTAAAAAGTGTGGTAGAGGAACTGAAAAAGTCAAGATGATCGTAGCTTTATCAAAGAACGCAGCAGGAAATCCCGAGTACGTTAAAATGAGCGATGTGCCGAATTTAAAGGGTATAACTGTGGGTAGATTTGCCAGGGATAATATCCGCGCAGGTTCTAAGATCGAGAGTGATAATGCCCGAAGTTACAAGAAGCCGCTGGCACAGAAATACTTCCATATTTTTGAGACATATGATCCGACAAGCGGTCAGCTGAATTGGATGCATAAAGTTATATCAAACTTCAAAGCAATGATCATGGGAACTTACCACGGAAACGAAAAGATCCACACAGCGTTATATGCTGCCGAATACTGTTACAAATTCAACCGTCGCAAGCTGGAAAACAGTGCGTATTTAAGGCTTTTGGCTGCTTTGGTGCAGTGA
- a CDS encoding oxaloacetate decarboxylase subunit alpha gives MAKLKITETVLRDAHQSLLATRMSMDDMKPILSTMDKIGFYSAECWGGATFDSCIRFLNEDPWERLRTLRKEMPNTKLQMLFRGQNMLGYRHYADDLVEYFVQKSIANGIDIIRIFDALNDIRNLQTAIKAANKEKGHAQVAISYTLGEVFTHQYYMDYAKRIQEAGADSICIKDMAALLTPYEAETLVRDIKSVVDIPVQLHTHYTSGLASMCILKAVEAGVDAVDTAMSPLALGTSHAPTESIVATFQGTEYDTGLDLVKLNEVRDYFMGLRKKYIDNGLLDPSMLATNTNALLYQVPGGMLSNLLSQLKQAGKADQLEDVLKEVPKVRKDSGFPPLVTPTSQIVGTQAVFNVIMGERYKTVTKEFKGLVKGEYGKTPVAIDPEFRKKILGSEEPIDCRPADLLQPEFETMKKECAEWTEQEEDILTYAMFPKVAPKFFKDRRDKKYGVDGAHSDAANKVHPV, from the coding sequence CTATGGACGATATGAAGCCTATCCTCTCCACAATGGACAAGATCGGTTTCTATTCCGCTGAATGCTGGGGCGGTGCTACATTTGATTCCTGCATACGTTTTCTGAATGAGGATCCTTGGGAGAGACTGAGGACACTCAGAAAGGAAATGCCCAATACCAAGCTCCAGATGCTGTTCAGAGGACAGAATATGCTGGGTTACCGTCACTATGCCGATGACCTGGTAGAGTACTTTGTTCAGAAGTCTATCGCTAACGGTATCGATATCATAAGAATATTCGACGCACTGAACGATATCAGAAATCTCCAGACAGCTATCAAGGCTGCCAATAAGGAGAAGGGTCACGCTCAGGTCGCTATCTCTTATACTCTGGGTGAAGTTTTCACTCACCAGTATTATATGGATTACGCTAAGCGTATCCAGGAAGCCGGTGCTGACTCCATCTGTATCAAGGATATGGCTGCACTGCTCACTCCTTACGAGGCTGAAACACTGGTAAGAGATATCAAGTCTGTTGTTGATATCCCTGTACAGCTCCACACTCACTACACCTCAGGTCTGGCTTCCATGTGTATCTTGAAGGCAGTTGAGGCTGGTGTTGACGCAGTTGATACCGCTATGTCTCCTCTCGCACTGGGTACTTCCCACGCTCCTACCGAGTCTATCGTGGCTACATTCCAGGGCACAGAGTACGACACAGGTCTTGACCTTGTCAAGCTGAACGAAGTAAGAGATTATTTCATGGGTCTTAGAAAGAAGTACATCGACAATGGTCTGCTGGATCCTTCCATGCTGGCTACAAATACAAATGCACTTCTGTATCAGGTTCCCGGCGGAATGCTCTCCAACCTGCTCAGCCAGCTGAAGCAGGCAGGCAAGGCAGATCAGCTTGAAGACGTTCTGAAGGAAGTTCCTAAGGTACGTAAGGATTCAGGCTTCCCGCCCCTCGTTACACCTACTTCCCAGATCGTTGGTACACAGGCTGTGTTCAATGTTATCATGGGCGAGAGATACAAGACCGTTACCAAGGAGTTCAAGGGCCTTGTAAAGGGCGAATACGGCAAGACTCCTGTGGCTATTGATCCTGAATTCCGCAAGAAGATACTGGGCAGCGAAGAACCTATCGACTGCCGTCCCGCAGATCTCCTGCAGCCCGAGTTCGAGACAATGAAGAAGGAATGCGCTGAGTGGACAGAGCAGGAGGAGGATATCCTGACCTACGCTATGTTCCCGAAGGTAGCTCCCAAGTTCTTCAAGGACAGACGCGACAAGAAGTACGGCGTTGACGGCGCACATTCCGACGCTGCCAATAAGGTACACCCTGTATAA